One segment of Bacillus sp. 2205SS5-2 DNA contains the following:
- a CDS encoding SulP family inorganic anion transporter — protein MNTQTLKEQWFGNIRGDVLSGIVVALALIPEAIAFSIIAGVDPMVGLYASFCIAVVIAFVGGRPGMISAATGAMALVMVTLVKDFGLQYLLAATILTGIIQIIFGLFKVGKFMRFIPRSVMVGFVNALAILIFTAQLPHFIDETWVMYAMVAGSLAIIYILPRFSKAIPSPLIAIVVITVIAIVSGSSVRTVGDMGELSQKLPLFLLPDIPLNFETLRIILPYSFALALVGLLESLLTAQIVDDMTDTDSDKNREARGQGIANIVSGFFGGMAGCAMIGQSVINVKSGGRGRLSTLVAGMFLIVLIILLNDVLIQIPMAALVGVMIMVSIGTFDWSSLTKLHIMPKTDAIVMIATVATVVKTHDLSKGVLAGVLLSAIFFAAKISRVHVTSMMDDMTQEIVYTVRGQIFFASVSELIASIDFKDQAEKIKIDFTHAHLWDDSAVAAVDKIVLKYREAGKKVSIVGLNPDSSSLIEQLAVYHKPNAKMADH, from the coding sequence TTGAACACACAAACATTAAAAGAACAGTGGTTTGGAAATATTAGAGGAGATGTTCTCTCTGGAATTGTTGTGGCTCTAGCCCTCATCCCAGAGGCGATTGCCTTTTCGATAATTGCAGGGGTAGACCCAATGGTTGGCCTATATGCTTCCTTTTGTATCGCAGTCGTTATTGCCTTTGTCGGCGGTAGACCAGGAATGATTTCTGCTGCAACAGGAGCAATGGCACTTGTAATGGTCACATTAGTTAAGGATTTTGGTTTGCAATATTTGCTTGCTGCGACCATTTTGACAGGAATTATTCAAATTATTTTTGGACTGTTCAAAGTCGGGAAGTTCATGAGATTTATCCCAAGATCCGTCATGGTTGGATTCGTTAATGCGCTAGCAATATTAATTTTCACAGCTCAGCTTCCTCATTTTATTGATGAAACATGGGTGATGTATGCAATGGTTGCAGGGAGTCTTGCTATCATTTATATTTTGCCGAGATTTTCCAAAGCAATTCCTTCACCGTTAATTGCCATCGTCGTCATTACCGTTATTGCGATCGTATCTGGATCATCAGTTAGAACGGTTGGTGATATGGGCGAGCTTTCTCAGAAATTACCTTTGTTTCTATTACCTGATATTCCATTAAACTTTGAAACTTTGAGAATTATTCTTCCTTATTCCTTTGCCTTAGCGCTAGTAGGTTTACTAGAATCTTTATTAACTGCACAAATCGTCGATGACATGACCGATACTGATTCTGATAAAAACAGAGAAGCCCGTGGTCAAGGAATAGCTAATATTGTATCAGGATTCTTTGGTGGAATGGCGGGTTGTGCCATGATTGGTCAGTCTGTTATTAACGTAAAATCTGGCGGAAGAGGCCGGTTATCTACGTTAGTAGCCGGCATGTTCTTAATAGTATTAATCATCTTACTCAATGATGTTCTTATTCAAATTCCCATGGCCGCTCTTGTTGGGGTCATGATCATGGTCTCAATTGGAACCTTTGATTGGTCCTCTTTAACAAAGTTGCATATTATGCCTAAAACAGACGCAATTGTTATGATTGCAACCGTTGCAACGGTTGTCAAAACGCATGATTTATCAAAAGGTGTTCTTGCAGGAGTTCTTCTTAGCGCTATTTTCTTTGCGGCAAAGATATCTAGAGTTCACGTAACATCTATGATGGACGATATGACCCAAGAAATAGTTTACACAGTAAGAGGACAGATTTTTTTCGCCTCTGTTTCAGAATTAATTGCTTCCATCGATTTTAAAGATCAAGCTGAAAAAATTAAAATTGATTTTACTCACGCCCATTTATGGGATGACTCAGCTGTAGCTGCAGTAGATAAAATCGTCCTTAAGTATAGAGAAGCTGGTAAGAAAGTGAGCATTGTAGGGTTAAATCCAGATTCTTCCTCACTCATTGAGCAGCTAGCTGTCTATCATAAACCCAATGCCAAAATGGCTGACCATTAA
- a CDS encoding universal stress protein, translating to MFQKILLASDGSKHALRAAEKAAHLAHLDQDATVTIAFVVDGSKSKSDVLSQESRELIEYKRKESLHETERYFEEQNVPFEVKILKGEPGPTLIKVANEQEYDLVILGSRGLNTLQEMVLGSVSHKVAKRANCPVMIIK from the coding sequence ATGTTTCAAAAAATTTTATTGGCATCGGACGGCTCAAAGCATGCTTTGCGAGCGGCAGAAAAAGCAGCCCATTTAGCTCACTTGGATCAGGACGCTACGGTAACAATTGCATTCGTTGTGGATGGTTCAAAATCTAAGTCAGATGTCCTGTCTCAAGAAAGTAGAGAATTAATTGAATACAAAAGGAAAGAGAGTCTTCATGAGACTGAGCGTTATTTTGAAGAACAAAATGTCCCTTTTGAAGTGAAAATCCTCAAAGGTGAACCAGGACCGACCTTAATTAAGGTTGCAAATGAACAGGAGTATGATCTTGTCATTCTAGGAAGTAGAGGCTTAAACACGTTACAAGAAATGGTTTTAGGGAGTGTTAGCCATAAAGTTGCGAAGCGTGCTAACTGCCCTGTAATGATTATTAAATAA
- the chrA gene encoding chromate efflux transporter gives MLKKWIEIFFVSLRLGLTSFGGPAAHLAYFREEYIKRRNWLDEKSFADLIALCQFLPGPASSQVGISIGMVRGGILGGVISWLGFTLPSVLALVLFAYFVESGDMINSSWIHGLKLVAVAVVAHAIIGMGKKLTPDRERMTIAILAAIATLLVPTAIGQLVIIAVAALIGYGLYRSEEIEKAPHLPIKISKKLGVLSWFLFFSLLVILPLGKTIFTNLSYAIFDTFYRVGSLVFGGGHVVLPMLEREVVPNGWLSEEMFLTGYAGAQAVPGPLFTLSGFLGGAIGGWQIAMIAVIGIFLPSFLLLIGTLPFWNTIRSLPYAQGALKGVNAAVVGLLLAALYNPVFTSAVLNGVDLAVVLLAFSLLHYWKWPAWFIVIFTAFLGFLTSFLM, from the coding sequence ATGTTGAAAAAATGGATTGAAATCTTTTTTGTTTCCTTACGATTAGGTCTTACTTCATTCGGGGGTCCAGCAGCTCATTTGGCCTACTTTCGTGAGGAATATATAAAGAGAAGGAATTGGTTGGATGAAAAGAGCTTCGCTGATTTAATTGCATTGTGTCAATTTCTACCAGGTCCAGCGAGTAGTCAGGTCGGTATTTCGATAGGCATGGTACGAGGTGGAATCTTGGGCGGAGTGATTTCCTGGTTAGGTTTTACCCTTCCTTCAGTTCTTGCACTTGTTTTATTCGCTTATTTCGTTGAAAGTGGTGATATGATAAATAGTAGTTGGATTCATGGTTTGAAGCTAGTAGCAGTCGCAGTTGTAGCGCATGCTATCATTGGGATGGGGAAGAAGCTTACTCCCGATCGCGAGCGGATGACCATTGCTATCCTAGCTGCAATTGCCACTCTATTGGTTCCAACCGCGATTGGACAATTAGTCATTATAGCTGTGGCAGCTCTGATTGGATATGGATTGTACCGCTCTGAAGAGATAGAGAAAGCTCCTCATCTTCCAATAAAAATCAGCAAAAAGCTAGGGGTTTTATCCTGGTTCTTGTTTTTTTCTTTATTGGTAATTCTTCCACTCGGAAAGACTATATTCACAAACCTATCTTATGCGATTTTTGATACATTTTACCGTGTAGGCTCGCTAGTATTTGGAGGAGGACATGTGGTTCTACCTATGTTAGAGAGAGAAGTGGTTCCAAATGGATGGCTTTCAGAAGAAATGTTCTTAACTGGTTACGCAGGGGCACAGGCTGTACCCGGCCCGCTATTCACACTTTCCGGATTTTTAGGTGGAGCGATTGGTGGCTGGCAAATAGCGATGATAGCAGTTATTGGCATATTCCTTCCCTCATTCCTCTTATTAATTGGAACACTGCCTTTTTGGAATACGATTCGCTCGTTGCCGTATGCACAAGGTGCGTTGAAGGGTGTAAATGCTGCTGTTGTTGGGTTGTTGCTCGCCGCTTTGTACAACCCTGTATTTACAAGTGCTGTCTTAAATGGTGTGGATCTTGCGGTAGTATTACTTGCGTTTAGCTTGTTGCATTACTGGAAGTGGCCAGCCTGGTTTATTGTTATTTTTACAGCCTTTTTAGGGTTTCTAACTTCTTTCCTCATGTGA
- a CDS encoding aldo/keto reductase yields MERIQMADGLSFSRLVHGLSRLNDWNNSKEETLELIEYCLEQGITTFDHADLYGGYTCEELFGDALSLKPELRGEMEIITKCGIVIPADKRPTHQTHHYNLTKEHILLSVENSLQNLKTDYIDVLLLHRPSPFMDPIEIAEAFDILKREGKVRHFGVSNFKNSHFQMLQSYLDYPLITNQIELSAYELENFDDGTIHLCQEKRIKPMAWSPLAGGKVFTAQDEKGKRLRETLTKIQDEISAKGIDEVLFAWLLQHPAKIMPIVGSGKKERIQTAINSLSLSLNHDQWFEILQSSMGHDVP; encoded by the coding sequence GTGGAACGTATACAAATGGCAGATGGTCTTTCCTTCTCTCGATTAGTTCATGGTTTATCGAGATTAAATGATTGGAATAATTCAAAAGAAGAAACACTCGAATTAATTGAGTATTGTTTAGAGCAAGGAATTACTACTTTTGACCATGCGGATCTATATGGTGGATATACTTGTGAAGAATTGTTTGGCGATGCCCTATCATTAAAGCCTGAGCTTCGAGGGGAAATGGAGATAATCACTAAATGCGGAATTGTCATTCCAGCTGATAAGCGTCCTACTCATCAAACACATCACTACAATTTAACAAAGGAACATATTTTACTTTCAGTTGAAAATTCGTTGCAGAATTTAAAAACGGATTATATTGATGTTTTATTATTACATCGCCCAAGTCCCTTTATGGATCCCATTGAAATTGCCGAAGCATTCGACATTCTCAAAAGAGAGGGAAAGGTTCGTCACTTTGGCGTTTCTAACTTCAAAAATTCTCATTTTCAAATGCTTCAATCTTACTTGGACTACCCGCTCATCACTAATCAGATTGAATTATCTGCCTATGAGCTCGAAAATTTTGACGACGGCACGATTCATCTTTGCCAGGAAAAACGTATCAAACCTATGGCATGGTCTCCCCTTGCTGGAGGGAAAGTCTTTACTGCTCAAGATGAAAAAGGAAAACGTCTTCGTGAAACTTTAACGAAAATCCAAGATGAGATTAGTGCAAAAGGAATCGATGAAGTACTATTTGCATGGCTATTACAGCACCCTGCTAAAATCATGCCCATCGTCGGTTCTGGAAAAAAGGAACGCATTCAAACCGCAATTAACTCCTTGTCTCTTTCTTTGAATCATGACCAATGGTTCGAAATTCTTCAAAGTTCAATGGGACATGATGTGCCATAA
- a CDS encoding ABC transporter substrate-binding protein — MKKWLLGAVAIIFILAGCGNEEESNTSSKELKKISVVLDWTPNTNHTGLYVAKDRGYFKDEGLDVEIILPGEAGADQLVASGKADFGISYQESITRARVEDVPLVSIAAIIQHNTSGFASPSGKEILSPKDFEGKTYGGWGDPVEKAVMESVMKSENSEVDKVEFVNMGSSDFFTAVKRDIDFAWIYYGWTGIEAELRGEELNMVYLTDYSNKLDYYTPVLATNESKIEDDPEVVKAFLAAVSKGYRDSIENPDEAAEVLLTAVPDLDEELVKKSQSWLADKYQADAPRWGEQKTEIWENYANWMFENGLMEQKLEANEAFTTQFLPK, encoded by the coding sequence ATGAAAAAATGGCTATTAGGGGCAGTTGCTATCATATTCATTCTGGCTGGTTGTGGAAATGAGGAGGAGAGTAACACAAGTAGTAAGGAATTAAAAAAGATTTCCGTGGTGCTTGATTGGACTCCGAATACGAATCACACAGGTCTATACGTTGCAAAAGACAGAGGGTACTTCAAAGACGAAGGGCTAGACGTCGAAATCATCCTACCAGGTGAAGCAGGGGCAGATCAACTCGTTGCGTCAGGCAAAGCTGATTTTGGGATAAGTTATCAAGAAAGTATCACTCGTGCAAGAGTTGAAGATGTTCCATTGGTTTCAATAGCTGCGATTATTCAGCATAATACTTCGGGTTTTGCGTCACCAAGTGGAAAAGAAATTCTTAGCCCGAAAGATTTTGAAGGGAAAACCTATGGTGGTTGGGGGGATCCTGTTGAAAAAGCTGTGATGGAATCCGTAATGAAGAGTGAAAATAGCGAAGTGGATAAAGTAGAGTTTGTAAATATGGGATCAAGTGACTTTTTCACCGCAGTGAAAAGAGACATTGATTTTGCTTGGATCTACTATGGGTGGACAGGGATTGAAGCAGAGTTGCGCGGTGAAGAACTGAATATGGTGTATTTAACGGATTACTCAAATAAGCTAGACTATTATACACCTGTTTTAGCTACGAATGAAAGCAAAATTGAAGATGATCCAGAAGTAGTAAAGGCCTTTTTAGCGGCGGTAAGCAAAGGTTACAGAGACTCGATTGAAAATCCAGATGAAGCTGCCGAAGTTTTATTGACAGCTGTTCCAGATTTGGATGAGGAGCTAGTCAAAAAATCACAAAGCTGGCTCGCAGACAAGTATCAGGCTGATGCTCCACGTTGGGGTGAACAAAAAACTGAGATTTGGGAAAACTATGCAAATTGGATGTTTGAAAATGGACTGATGGAACAGAAGCTTGAAGCAAATGAAGCCTTTACAACACAATTCTTACCAAAATAA
- a CDS encoding thiamine-binding protein, protein MGNSLVSIQILPKTERGEDVIPFVDEAIKVIEESGVCYEVHPLETTMEGELSELFSIIQRMNEKMVQLGCPNVISQIKVLYQPSGIMMNQLTEKYR, encoded by the coding sequence ATGGGAAATTCTTTAGTGAGTATTCAAATTTTGCCGAAAACGGAACGTGGTGAAGATGTAATACCATTTGTCGATGAGGCGATTAAAGTAATTGAAGAATCTGGTGTGTGCTACGAGGTTCATCCACTTGAAACGACGATGGAAGGTGAATTATCTGAATTATTTTCGATCATTCAAAGAATGAATGAAAAAATGGTGCAATTAGGATGTCCGAATGTAATTTCTCAAATAAAAGTTTTGTATCAACCTTCTGGAATTATGATGAATCAATTAACGGAGAAATATCGATGA
- a CDS encoding ABC transporter permease gives MRAIFLKGWRPFMVLLLFFISWEFSTNIWNIPVWMLPGPLQIIKEFIAVWSFFYEDVLATIWLTLLGFFIGGSFGWGTAMVLHRVPLLREAFYPFLILSQNIPIIVLAPLLVIWFGFGLLPKLIVITLICFFPVAVSTLDGYKQTSSELLHYMKMAGATKRQIFWKLEFPSSLPMLFSGIKISATYSVMGAVISEWLGAKAGIGVFMTLASSSFQTDRVFVAILTIMFISLLFFWVIVLVEKIVLNGGKYDE, from the coding sequence ATAAGAGCGATATTTCTCAAAGGATGGAGACCATTTATGGTTCTCCTCCTTTTCTTTATTTCATGGGAGTTTTCAACAAATATTTGGAACATTCCTGTTTGGATGCTTCCAGGTCCACTTCAAATAATAAAAGAATTTATTGCTGTATGGTCTTTTTTTTATGAAGATGTTCTAGCAACAATTTGGCTAACTCTTTTAGGCTTTTTTATTGGAGGTTCATTTGGTTGGGGAACAGCTATGGTGTTGCATCGTGTTCCTCTTTTACGGGAGGCTTTTTATCCATTCCTGATTTTGTCCCAGAATATTCCGATTATTGTTCTGGCGCCACTTTTAGTCATTTGGTTTGGTTTTGGCCTTTTACCCAAATTGATTGTCATCACCTTAATTTGTTTCTTTCCTGTAGCCGTTTCGACGTTAGATGGATATAAACAAACCTCATCTGAATTATTGCATTACATGAAAATGGCTGGTGCAACGAAAAGGCAAATTTTTTGGAAATTAGAGTTTCCCTCTTCTCTTCCAATGTTGTTCTCAGGTATAAAAATTTCAGCAACCTATAGTGTAATGGGGGCTGTTATTTCAGAGTGGCTAGGGGCTAAAGCTGGAATCGGTGTCTTTATGACTCTAGCTTCTTCATCGTTTCAAACCGATCGTGTCTTTGTGGCAATCTTGACCATTATGTTTATCAGTTTACTTTTCTTTTGGGTGATTGTATTGGTTGAAAAAATTGTATTGAACGGAGGGAAGTACGATGAATAA